A section of the Ochotona princeps isolate mOchPri1 chromosome 19, mOchPri1.hap1, whole genome shotgun sequence genome encodes:
- the LOC118760110 gene encoding large ribosomal subunit protein uL23-like: MSPTFWQPQCLQRSNPRRASLTTRPSSSSLTTESATKKTKDNTLVFTVDVKANKHQIKQAVKKLYDTDVAKVNAQTTSDGEKKAPVQLAPACNALDVAKKRDHLY; the protein is encoded by the coding sequence ATGTCACCCACCTTCTGGCAGCCCCAATGCCTTCAGAGGAGCAACCCCAGGAGAGCAAGCTTGACCACTAGGCCATCATCAAGCTCCCTGACCACAGAGTCCGCTACGAAGAAGACGAAAGACAACACACTGGTGTTCACTGTGGATGTCAAGGCCAACAAGCACCAGATCAAACAAGCTGTGAAGAAGCTCTATGACACTGATGTGGCCAAAGTCAACGCTCAGACCACATCTGATGGAGAAAAGAAGGCACCTGTGCAGCTGGCACCTGCTTGTAACGCTCTGGATGTCGCCAAAAAAAGGGATCATTTATACTGA